Proteins found in one Tamandua tetradactyla isolate mTamTet1 chromosome 3, mTamTet1.pri, whole genome shotgun sequence genomic segment:
- the MFSD2B gene encoding sphingosine-1-phosphate transporter MFSD2B isoform X1, with the protein MEGALAETPDPAVEALSPQVEAHTSESCSRGWSPLLLYKAVLRYWWNSQPGGLQCYSLLPAALPAGCGPDPCCPGVTCPVWREGVWSSCGPRGWVLHQQKREDRGWTSHALGAGLHALPRNGLLLPVVPAPLHPPAQPLVRDLLLPAPGPGHGMTLEMAGTLMGATAHGLIVSQAHQSQPCKEVALPGRVGISPDATRLYSIAATVVAVTYPVCSCLLYLGVKKQPDSLAPASGQGLGFLAGLGLTAQHPPYLKLVVSFLFISAAVQVEQSYLVLFCTHASRLHDHIQSLVLTILVSAVLSTPLWEWVLQRFGKKPSALGIFVMVPSVILLAAVPTAPVAYAVAFVSGVSIAVSQLLPWYDGQREKVSPPSYQPAITGPCAQTLHWGSVSRVLKGRWQSRAQKG; encoded by the exons ATGGAGGGGGCTCTTGCAGAGACTCCAGACCCGGCAGTTGAGGCGCTGTCGCCCCAGGTCGAAGCACACACCTCGGAGTCCTGCTCG CGGGGCTGGTCGCCTCTCCTTCTGTACAAAGCTGTGCTACGGTATTGGTGGAATTCCCAACCAGGTGGCCTCCAGTGCTACAGCCTTCTACCTGCAGCTCTTCCTGCTGGATGTGGCCCAG ATCCCTGCTGCCCAGGTGTCACTTGTCCTGTTTGGAGGGAAGGTGTCTGGAGCAGCTGTGGACCCCGTGGCTGGGTTCTTCATCAACAGAAGCGGGAGGACAGGGGCTGGACATCTCATGCGCTG GGTGCTGGGCTGCACGCCCTTCCTCGCAATGGCCTACTTCTTCCTGTGGTTCCTGCCCCCCTTCACCCGCCTGCGCAGCCTCTGGTACGCGACCTTCTACTGCCTGCTCCAGGCCCTGGCCACG GGATGACACTGGAGATGGCAGGGACACTGATGGGGGCCACCGCCCATGGACTCATTGTATCACAGGCCCACCAGTCCCAGCCGTGCAAGGAGGTTGCGCTGCCTGGGCGGGTCGGCATCTCCCCCGACGCA ACTCGCCTCTACAGCATTGCAGCCACTGTGGTTGCTGTGACCTACCCGGTGTGCAGTTGCCTGCTCTACCTGGGGGTGAAGAAGCAGCCAG ACTCCCTCGCCCCAGCCTCGGGCCAAGGCCTGGGCTTCCTGGCCGGGCTGGGCCTCACCGCCCAGCACCCACCCTACCTGAAGCTGGTGGTCTCTTTCCTGTTCATCTCAGCAGCAGTTCAG GTGGAGCAGAGTTACCTGGTGCTGTTCTGTACACACGCCTCCCGCCTGCACGACCACATTCAGAGCCTGGTGCTGACCATCCTG GTATCCGCTGTGCTGAGCACCCCGCTGTGGGAGTGGGTGCTTCAGCGATTTGGGAAGAAGCCATCAGCCCTCGGGATCTTT GTGATGGTACCTTCTGTTATCCTGTTGGCTGCTGTGCCCACAGCACCTGTGGCTTATGCTGTGGCCTTTGTATCCGGCGTGAGCATTGCTGTGTCCCAGCTGCTACCCTGGTATGATGGGCAAAGGGAAAAGGTGTCCCCTCCTTCATACCAACCTGCCATCACAGGTCCCTGTGCACAGACTCTGCACTGGGGCTCTGTCTCCAGAGTGCTCAAAGGCCGATGGCAGTCAAGGGCACAAAAGGGCTAA
- the MFSD2B gene encoding sphingosine-1-phosphate transporter MFSD2B isoform X2, whose protein sequence is MEGALAETPDPAVEALSPQVEAHTSESCSDSGAGRLSFCTKLCYGIGGIPNQVASSATAFYLQLFLLDVAQIPAAQVSLVLFGGKVSGAAVDPVAGFFINRSGRTGAGHLMRWVLGCTPFLAMAYFFLWFLPPFTRLRSLWYATFYCLLQALATAFQVPYAALTMFLTPCPRERDMATAYRMTLEMAGTLMGATAHGLIVSQAHQSQPCKEVALPGRVGISPDATRLYSIAATVVAVTYPVCSCLLYLGVKKQPDSLAPASGQGLGFLAGLGLTAQHPPYLKLVVSFLFISAAVQVEQSYLVLFCTHASRLHDHIQSLVLTILVSAVLSTPLWEWVLQRFGKKPSALGIFVMVPSVILLAAVPTAPVAYAVAFVSGVSIAVSQLLPWSMLSDVVEDFQHQHQHQHQHSPGLETIFYSSYVFFTKISGAAAMGISTLSLEFAGYKAGACAQAEEVVVALKVLISAVPTCMILTGLCILMAGLGPKVPHQDSSRQLSLQRRTSYSLT, encoded by the exons ATGGAGGGGGCTCTTGCAGAGACTCCAGACCCGGCAGTTGAGGCGCTGTCGCCCCAGGTCGAAGCACACACCTCGGAGTCCTGCTCG GACAGCGGGGCTGGTCGCCTCTCCTTCTGTACAAAGCTGTGCTACGGTATTGGTGGAATTCCCAACCAGGTGGCCTCCAGTGCTACAGCCTTCTACCTGCAGCTCTTCCTGCTGGATGTGGCCCAG ATCCCTGCTGCCCAGGTGTCACTTGTCCTGTTTGGAGGGAAGGTGTCTGGAGCAGCTGTGGACCCCGTGGCTGGGTTCTTCATCAACAGAAGCGGGAGGACAGGGGCTGGACATCTCATGCGCTG GGTGCTGGGCTGCACGCCCTTCCTCGCAATGGCCTACTTCTTCCTGTGGTTCCTGCCCCCCTTCACCCGCCTGCGCAGCCTCTGGTACGCGACCTTCTACTGCCTGCTCCAGGCCCTGGCCACG GCCTTCCAGGTGCCCTACGCGGCGCTCACCATGTTCCTGACCCCCTGCCCGAGGGAGCGGGACATGGCCACCGCCTACC GGATGACACTGGAGATGGCAGGGACACTGATGGGGGCCACCGCCCATGGACTCATTGTATCACAGGCCCACCAGTCCCAGCCGTGCAAGGAGGTTGCGCTGCCTGGGCGGGTCGGCATCTCCCCCGACGCA ACTCGCCTCTACAGCATTGCAGCCACTGTGGTTGCTGTGACCTACCCGGTGTGCAGTTGCCTGCTCTACCTGGGGGTGAAGAAGCAGCCAG ACTCCCTCGCCCCAGCCTCGGGCCAAGGCCTGGGCTTCCTGGCCGGGCTGGGCCTCACCGCCCAGCACCCACCCTACCTGAAGCTGGTGGTCTCTTTCCTGTTCATCTCAGCAGCAGTTCAG GTGGAGCAGAGTTACCTGGTGCTGTTCTGTACACACGCCTCCCGCCTGCACGACCACATTCAGAGCCTGGTGCTGACCATCCTG GTATCCGCTGTGCTGAGCACCCCGCTGTGGGAGTGGGTGCTTCAGCGATTTGGGAAGAAGCCATCAGCCCTCGGGATCTTT GTGATGGTACCTTCTGTTATCCTGTTGGCTGCTGTGCCCACAGCACCTGTGGCTTATGCTGTGGCCTTTGTATCCGGCGTGAGCATTGCTGTGTCCCAGCTGCTACCCTG GTCCATGCTGTCCGACGTGGTGGAAGACTtccagcaccagcaccagcaccagcaccagcatAGCCCCGGCCTGGAGACCATCTTCTACTCATCCTATGTGTTTTTCACCAAGATTTCGGGTGCGGCTGCCATGGGCATCTCCACCCTTAGTCTGGA ATTCGCAGGGTACAAGGCAGGAGCCTGTGCGCAGgcggaggaggtggtggtggcccTCAAGGTCCTTATCAGCGCGGTGCCCACCTGCATGATCCTCACGGGCCTCTGCATCCTCATGGCCGGCCTTGGGCCCAAGGTGCCACACCAGGACAGCTCCCGCCAGTTGAGCCTCCAGAG GAGGACCAGCTACAGCCTCACTTAA